The DNA window CACTGCCTCCCCCACAGGGGCCGGTATCGCCGTCCTCTTCTGTGCCGAGGTTCCAGCGAACAATGCTCTTCTGCCTGGTCGTTCTGCCATCTCAATCCCCTCCTCTCACGCTCGTGTTCTCTCCGGATCTATGATCTTTCATTCCGATTCACTCCAGCTGGAACTGAACGATCAGCCCCTTCACATGGTCAGACATCGTGGTGAGCTCCCCTGCAGCACTTGAGATCTCCTCAGAGGATGCACTCGTCTCTTCAGCGAGGGCAGCCAGATCCTCCATCATTCCCAGGTTTTCCTTGACATTGCCGGCAGATTCCTCGATCCCTTCCATCACCCGGTTGGTCGCCTCTGCCTGGTCTCCTGTCGCCCGTGAGATCTCACTGATCCCCTCAACCAGTTTGTCAGCTTCGACGGTGATCCGGTTCAAGGAATCGATCGTCTTTCCGACACTCTCGATGCCCACCTTGATCTCATTGTATGAGGTCTGCATTGAGGAGGCAGTCTTGTCAGAGTTCTTCTGGATCGACACGATCAGATCCTCGATCTGCTGACTCGCCTTCCTCGATTCACTGGCAAGGTTCTTGACCTCGCCGGCAACGACCGCAAATCCGCGACCGTGTTCACCAGCACGGGCCGCTTCAATGGCTGCATTCAGGGCCAGCAGGTTGGTTTGGTTGGCAATCTCAGTGATCAGGTTCACGATCTTGGTGATCTGGTGCATCTGTTCATTGAGCTGATTGATCTCATGCACACTCTGCTCAGAGATCTCCTCCACCACCTTCATCTTCTGCGTGGCATCCTTTCCAAGCCCGGCCGCCTGGTTCCCTTCCTGGGCAACTCTGGCTGCCAGGTCCCGGACCGTCTGGGAGGTACTGGCGATCTCCTCGATCGACGCCGAGAGATCCCCAATCTCTCTGCTTACCCCTTCGATTCGATCGAGCTGCACCTTTGCAGCCTCAGAACTTTTCTGGGTTGCGATCGCGACTTGTTCGACAGCCCTGGCCACCTCTTCAGTGGACCTGCTGGAATCCTCGATGGTGAGGTTCAACTGGACCATCGATCCTCTGATACTAGCAATAACATCCCGGATAGCCGCTATGGCGTCATTATAATCTCGCTTGACCCCGGTCAACGGGTCACCGTCCTCGATGGACACGACATGTGTCAGATTTTTCGCCGCGATCAGGGACATGCACTCGTCGAGATCGACACAACTCCTCGAGAGTTGATCAGCCTTCTGCTGCGACTCCTTCATCATCACCTGGATCTCCTGCTCCTGCGCACGCTGCGTGGTCACATCATTGTACACGATCAGGATGTTGACCAGGGAACCATCATCGGCAAGGATGGGGATTCCGTACTGTTCAAGAGTACGAGCGCCTATTGGAAACTCAACGGTCACCTCACCGGTAGCCGGCAGATGTTCCCTGACCACCCGACGGAGCCCCTCCCCCTTCTGCTCAAGGATCTTGAAATCACGTGCATTCATCCGCTGCAGACGATCCCGATCGATACTGGTCAGTTCCACATAGGCGTGGTTGGTGACCACGATATTGAATTCGGCATCAGTCAGCAGGATCGGCATCGGGTTCTCCTGCACTATCGTCTCAGACCGATGCTTCAACTGGCTGATCTGATGCATCTTCTGCCGTTCCTCGGTCACATCATTGTACACGATCAGGAGCCTCGAAAGTTCACCGGCTGTGGTGAAGACCGGAATGCCATGCTGTTCAAGGGTCTTTCTCCCTGCAGGGAAGTTGACGATCAGCTCGCCGTAGGTCCGCTGTTTCTTTTGGAGCAACTCACGCAACCCTTCGCCGCTATGCTCAATGACGTCGAGATCAGTGGCAGACATGGTGAGCAACCGCTCCTTCTCAATGCCGGTCAGTTTCACATAGGCATCGTTGGTGACCATGATATGGAACTTCTGATCCAGAAGAATGATCGGCATCGGATTCTCCTGCACTATCGTATCGGTCTGGTGCTGGAGCTCCCGGATCTCTGTCATATGCCGTACAAGTTCCTCTTCACCGCTCTTCCGGTCGAGGTAGGTCTTGAGCATGTCCGAGAGCGAGTTGATCAGGTTCCGCTCCTCTGCGAGGAACGGTCCCTCAGCCTCGGCCGGCTTCTCTTCGAGGTATACGACCTCGATGACACCCTCTTTTCCACCCTTCACACTGAACTGAGCAGTCTGTGACCAGGAAGTCTTCCGATAGTTCCTGGTCCTGACATCGACGTCACCCACCGTGATCCTCGCTGCTGTCACCTCGGGGTACTGCCAGCCGGGCGGGATCAACTCAACAATCTCGGAGAGAACCTCTGCCGTGGTGTGGAGATCATCCTGGATCAGCGTGGCTGTCGAGTAGAAGAGGGTCTGTTCCTTGACCCGCTCGCCATAATTATGGAGCAGTGCTTCCTGCTCTTTGATCCGCTCTGCCAGGTGCTCATCACCGCTCTTCCGGTCGAGATAGGTCTTGAGCATGTCCGAGAGCGAGTTGATCAGGTTCCGCTCCTCTGCGAGGAACGGTCCTTCGACCTCGGCCGGCTTCTCTTCGAGGTATACAACCTCGATGACACCCTCTTTTCCACCCTTCACACTGAACTGAGCAGTCTGTGACCAGGAGGTCTTCCGATAGTTCCTGGTCCTGACATCGACGTCACCCACCGTGATCCTCGCTGCTGTCACCTCGGGATACTGCCAGCCGGGCGGGATCAACTCAACAATCTCGGAGAGAACCTCTGCCGTGGTGTGGAGATCATCCTGGATCAGCGTGGCTGTCGAGTAGAAGAGGGTCTGTTCCTTGACCCGCTCGCCGTAATCATGGAGCAGTGCTTCCTGCTCTTTGATCCGCTCTGCCAGGTGCTCTTCACCGCTCTTCCGGTCGAGGTAGGTCTTGAGCATGTCCGAGAGCGAGTTGATCAGATTCCGCTCCTCTGCGAGGAACGGTCCTTCGACCTCGGCCGGCTTCTCTTCGAGGTATACAACCTCGATGACACCCTCTTTTCCACCCTTCACACTGAACTGAGCAGTCTGTGACCAGGAGGTCTTCCGATAGTTCCTGGTCCTGACATCGACGTCACCCACCGTGATCCTCGCTGCTGTCACCTCGGGATACTGCCAGCCGGGCGGGATCAACTCAACAATCTCGGAGAGAACCTCTGCCGTGGTGTGGAGATCATCCTGGATCAGCGTGGCTGTCGAGTAGAAGAGGGTCTGTTCCTTGACCCGCTCGCCGTAATCATGGAGCAGTGCTTCCTGCTCTTTGATCCGCTCTGCCAGGTGCTCTTCACCGCTCTTCCGGTCGAGGTAGGTCTTGAGCATGTCCGAGAGCGAGTTGATCAGATTCCGCTCCTCTGCGAGGAACGGTCCCTCGGCTTCGAACGGTTTATCCTCAAGATAGACCACCTCAAGAGTTCCACGGTTTCCATCTTTGATAGCAAAGGAGGCCTCCTGCTTCCAGGCAGTCTTTTGAAAGTGGGGGGTCCTGACATCGATATCACCCACCGTGATCCTGGCCGCCGTCACTTCAGGATACTGCCAGCCGGGTGGAATCAGGTTCACCACCTCTGAGAGCACCTCCTCAGGAGTCAGTGAATCATCCTGGATCAGCGCAGCCGTGGCATAGAATAACTTCTGCTCCTTGACCCGTTCACCATAGTCATGGAGCAGTTTCTGCTTGATCTTCTCGGTCTCTTCCTCCGCCCGGACTCTGCGGGTGATATTTTTGAAGATGAAGACCACTGTACTGATCTGTTTACCCTCTTCACATACAGGAATACAGTACTGTTCCAGGGTCTGCACCCCTGCAGGGAAAGTGATCGTGACGGTCCCGGTCGTTCTTCTTCGCTGGGTGAGGGCTTCACGAGCACCTTCCCCCTCCTGTGAAGAGATCATGAAGTCCTGGATCTTCTTGCCGACAAGTTTTTCCTGAGATATTCCACTCAGATCAACAAACGCTTCATTTCCCTTCAGAATCGAAAACTCACCATCGGTGATCAGAATCGGTTGGGGACTGAGTGAAAAAACGGTCGACCACTGGGAGGCGGCTTGATTGAGATCTAAGGAGTTCTTACTCTCCATATTCATATGTGATGCCACCGACCGCTGGTCAGCGCTGACCTTCTGTCCATCCATGCGACCAGAGTTGTTCTCTGTCACGACCTCTTTACGAGTCATCTCCATCTCATCACCTCATCTGCAATCTTCTTGTACGCTCGAGTTGCATCGGTATCCGGAGCGAACTGGGAGAGGGGGAGACCGCGCTGCTGCGCCTCGTAGACCTCGGGCTGGAACGGAACGGTGTATACCAGTTTGAACTTCTTTCTGACCACCATCTCCATCCGAAGCATCCGCTCACGTTCCTGCTCCTTTTCCCTCTTCACCCTGGTCTGATCTGCTGTGAGCACAGGTTCCTGTGCCTTAAAGAGTCGCCTGGCAAGAGCGGTGAAAAAACCGACGTTCTGCTCCAAGACCTCAGGTTCAGAGGTTTCAGACCGCCACCGGGTCAGTATGGCCATCTCTGGACTGACCTTCTTTCCAACCATCGACTCGATATCTGAGAAGATTGCTTCAAGGGCATCGATGCCACGGAGTGCAAAGATCCCCGCGTCAAGCGTGATGATGATATGATCCGAGGCGACCAGACCATTGATGACAAACTGGCCCATACTCGGCGGTGTATCGATCAGAATATAATCATACCCACCAACCACCGGGGCGAGCAACTCCTTGAGGACAGTCGCACGTTCATCGAGCGTGTACAGGGGCGGTTCGACCCCGACGAGATCAAGGTTTGAAGGGGCGAGGTCGATCCCGGATTCAGTCGGAATGATGATCTCATGCAGCGGCACTTCAGGGAACCCCTCGAATATGCCCATAAAAACATCATACATATTCTGCTTCTGTGAATCAGGGAAGATGCCCAACCCCATCGTTGCATTTGCCTGGGGATCACAGTCAACGATTAGCACCTTCTTTCCGGCGTCGACCAGCGCACCAGCTATATTCAGACACGACGTCGTCTTACCAGTGCCACCTTTATGGTGAGTGAACGCGATGACCGGCATAGATACCACTTAGTATGGTGTAAGTGTCAAAAGGATATATAAGGTGTATATCCGCGCCATCCGGGATTTCTGTCATTTGGGTGAGAACTGAACGATTCTATCGATTCATACGGGATGGTGGATCTGTCAGGAAAGGGATTGTGACCGGATCGGATTCACCAGTCACTGACCTGCAGTGATGACCTGATTCAGCGCAATCACCAGATCATTGATACTGTAGGGCTTGGGAACGACACCACTGAATCCATATGTCCTGAAATCAGCCATGATCGGATCATTGGAGTACCCACTTGATACGATCGCAGCCACGGTCGGATCGATCTCCTGCAGGGTAGTGATCGCCTCTTTTCCCCCCATACCTCCGGGGATTGTCAGGTCCATGATCACTGCATCAAACCTTTGATCCGCCAGGAATGCCTCACGATAAGCAGTGATCGCCTCAGACCCGTCCCGAGCGCAGACCACCTCAAATCCACGACGTTTGAGCATCTGACTCATCACATCGAGAATACTCTCCTCGTCATCCATCAGCAGTACCCGGCCAGAACCCATGACCTTTCCTTCCTGCCTCTTCTCCACCGTACCAGCTCCACCACTTCTGCAAATACATCTGTGGCTGAAAGATATATGGTGATCGCTCATTCCCCCTTCCATCGAGGAGATCCCAATCCATCTCCTTCACTGATCTTTCAAGAGAGTCTGATCACTTCAGGGTGAACTGCTGGACAAGACCCTTCAGTTCCACCGCCATCACCTTCATCCGACTTGCTGCGTTGGCGACCTCTTCTGTGGAACTGCTCGACTCCTCCGAGAGTACTGTCAGTCTGACCATCTGCTCTTCGTCGGCGTGCATCAGTTCATTGACCCGGTCCACGCTTCTGGTCATGTTGTTGGTAGCATTGGCCTGTTCCTCTGTCGCTTTGGATATATCTGCAATGCCATTGACTGTGTTGCCGACGTCAGCAGTCAGATTGTTCAGCGCACTGATCGCTTTATTCACAATCTCTATACCACCGATGACCTCACGGTAGGCATTGTTCATCGCCTCGGCAGTCTTCTCGCTGCTCGTCGTGATCTCGCCGATCACATCCTCGATGCTGGTGGTGGCCTGCTTGGACTCCCCGGCCAGCGAACGGACCTCGCCGGCAACAACGGCAAACCCACGGCCGTGTTCACCGGCACGGGCCGCCTCAATGGCCGCGTTCAGGGCCAGCAGGTTGGTCTGGTTCGCAATCTCCGTGATCAGCCTGACGATCTTACTGATCTCACCCAGTTTCTGGTTCAGGTGAGTGATCTGCCGGACCGCCTCGCTGGAGATGGCCTCCACCTTCTTCATCCGGTCGGTCGCCTCACTTCCCAGGGCAGCT is part of the Methanosphaerula palustris E1-9c genome and encodes:
- a CDS encoding ParA family protein, producing the protein MPVIAFTHHKGGTGKTTSCLNIAGALVDAGKKVLIVDCDPQANATMGLGIFPDSQKQNMYDVFMGIFEGFPEVPLHEIIIPTESGIDLAPSNLDLVGVEPPLYTLDERATVLKELLAPVVGGYDYILIDTPPSMGQFVINGLVASDHIIITLDAGIFALRGIDALEAIFSDIESMVGKKVSPEMAILTRWRSETSEPEVLEQNVGFFTALARRLFKAQEPVLTADQTRVKREKEQERERMLRMEMVVRKKFKLVYTVPFQPEVYEAQQRGLPLSQFAPDTDATRAYKKIADEVMRWR
- a CDS encoding response regulator — protein: MEKRQEGKVMGSGRVLLMDDEESILDVMSQMLKRRGFEVVCARDGSEAITAYREAFLADQRFDAVIMDLTIPGGMGGKEAITTLQEIDPTVAAIVSSGYSNDPIMADFRTYGFSGVVPKPYSINDLVIALNQVITAGQ
- a CDS encoding methyl-accepting chemotaxis protein; translated protein: MTRKEVVTENNSGRMDGQKVSADQRSVASHMNMESKNSLDLNQAASQWSTVFSLSPQPILITDGEFSILKGNEAFVDLSGISQEKLVGKKIQDFMISSQEGEGAREALTQRRRTTGTVTITFPAGVQTLEQYCIPVCEEGKQISTVVFIFKNITRRVRAEEETEKIKQKLLHDYGERVKEQKLFYATAALIQDDSLTPEEVLSEVVNLIPPGWQYPEVTAARITVGDIDVRTPHFQKTAWKQEASFAIKDGNRGTLEVVYLEDKPFEAEGPFLAEERNLINSLSDMLKTYLDRKSGEEHLAERIKEQEALLHDYGERVKEQTLFYSTATLIQDDLHTTAEVLSEIVELIPPGWQYPEVTAARITVGDVDVRTRNYRKTSWSQTAQFSVKGGKEGVIEVVYLEEKPAEVEGPFLAEERNLINSLSDMLKTYLDRKSGEEHLAERIKEQEALLHDYGERVKEQTLFYSTATLIQDDLHTTAEVLSEIVELIPPGWQYPEVTAARITVGDVDVRTRNYRKTSWSQTAQFSVKGGKEGVIEVVYLEEKPAEVEGPFLAEERNLINSLSDMLKTYLDRKSGDEHLAERIKEQEALLHNYGERVKEQTLFYSTATLIQDDLHTTAEVLSEIVELIPPGWQYPEVTAARITVGDVDVRTRNYRKTSWSQTAQFSVKGGKEGVIEVVYLEEKPAEAEGPFLAEERNLINSLSDMLKTYLDRKSGEEELVRHMTEIRELQHQTDTIVQENPMPIILLDQKFHIMVTNDAYVKLTGIEKERLLTMSATDLDVIEHSGEGLRELLQKKQRTYGELIVNFPAGRKTLEQHGIPVFTTAGELSRLLIVYNDVTEERQKMHQISQLKHRSETIVQENPMPILLTDAEFNIVVTNHAYVELTSIDRDRLQRMNARDFKILEQKGEGLRRVVREHLPATGEVTVEFPIGARTLEQYGIPILADDGSLVNILIVYNDVTTQRAQEQEIQVMMKESQQKADQLSRSCVDLDECMSLIAAKNLTHVVSIEDGDPLTGVKRDYNDAIAAIRDVIASIRGSMVQLNLTIEDSSRSTEEVARAVEQVAIATQKSSEAAKVQLDRIEGVSREIGDLSASIEEIASTSQTVRDLAARVAQEGNQAAGLGKDATQKMKVVEEISEQSVHEINQLNEQMHQITKIVNLITEIANQTNLLALNAAIEAARAGEHGRGFAVVAGEVKNLASESRKASQQIEDLIVSIQKNSDKTASSMQTSYNEIKVGIESVGKTIDSLNRITVEADKLVEGISEISRATGDQAEATNRVMEGIEESAGNVKENLGMMEDLAALAEETSASSEEISSAAGELTTMSDHVKGLIVQFQLE